One stretch of Podospora bellae-mahoneyi strain CBS 112042 chromosome 2, whole genome shotgun sequence DNA includes these proteins:
- a CDS encoding hypothetical protein (EggNog:ENOG503PFDI; antiSMASH:Cluster_1; COG:S), with amino-acid sequence MASSKPRQPRLRASCDGCFHAKVKCSKARPICSRCLACGIECRYSPSSRAGKPKSDGSSNIQSTTPTDMTGMTSPVSDDKGMLYSVHQTAHPLYKLETGWHTPPTSVDGSMSRTHSMSGLAMLGMETGSTTHVDPTMATDIYSTGMPWTPPNDMSSQFVDSPAMAAQLNHGRSHSYDFAMSAAMPTWTDPTAADMYTYGQTQIPTPGSMSATYFSSPTATPQLRSTPRTKSSSSSASSGGSCTCFTACLQSLQALHNASSPGAPPFDLVLSLNRKAVEGCASMLSCPRCMSRSGTHTAAMLLATVIGKITSFYKNASHTYFDNGSIPAATSPNGLGVSLGGYTLMGEEGRWLELEILARELRKLEEVYAQFREVCADLSEDPEVSRAMIGYLGHNLGSTLEVIHHRKGDIAYT; translated from the coding sequence ATGGCTTCCTCAAAGCCCCGTCAACCTCGTCTACGCGCCTCATGTGATGGCTGCTTTCATGCCAAGGTCAAGTGCTCCAAGGCAAGGCCAATATGTTCTCGCTGTCTAGCTTGTGGGATCGAATGCCGGTACTCCCCATCTAGCAGGGCCGGGAAACCAAAATCCGATGGCAGCTCCAACATACAGTCGACAACGCCCACTGATATGACGGGAATGACCTCGCCAGTATCTGACGACAAGGGCATGCTGTACTCGGTCCACCAGACAGCGCACCCACTATACAAGCTGGAAACTGGATGGCACACACCTCCCACCAGCGTGGATGGAAGCATGAGCCGAACGCATTCCATGTCTGGGTTGGCTATGCTGGGTATGGAAACAGGTTCGACCACCCACGTGGATCCGACAATGGCCACCGACATCTACTCGACAGGCATGCCTTGGACCCCACCCAACGACATGTCTTCCCAGTTTGTTGACTCCCCAGCCATGGCAGCCCAGCTCAACCACGGGCGCTCCCATTCGTACGACTTTGCCATGTCGGCAGCCATGCCGACTTGGACCGATCCAACTGCCGCAGACATGTACACATACGGCCAAACACAGATCCCGACGCCTGGAAGCATGTCAGCTACCTATTTCTCCAGCCCTACCGCGACGCCCCAGCTGAGGTCAACACCAAGGACAAAGTCCTCGTCGAGCTCGGCAAGCTCTGGGGGCTCCTGCACATGCTTTACCGCTTGTTTGCAGTCGTTACAAGCACTTCACAATGCCTCCAGCCCTGGAGCGCCACCCTTCGACCTCGTGCTGTCCTTGAACCGCAAAGCAGTGGAGGGATGTGCCTCAATGCTCAGTTGCCCACGATGCATGAGCAGGTCAGGAACACACACGGCAGCGATGCTGCTCGCGACCGTCATTGGCAAGATCACCTCCTTCTATAAGAACGCATCCCACACCTATTTTGACAACGGCAGTATACCAGCGGCGACGTCACCAAATGGGCTGGGAGTTAGCCTGGGCGGATACACGCTtatgggggaagagggaagatGGCTCGAGCTGGAGATCCTGGCTCGTGAGCTACGAAAGCTGGAAGAGGTGTATGCTCAGTTTCGTGAGGTCTGTGCAGATCTATCTGAAGACCCCGAAGTCAGCCGGGCCATGATTGGATACCTCGGGCACAACCTCGGGTCCACCCTCGAAGTCATACACCACAGGAAAGGCGACATTGCCTACACATAG
- a CDS encoding hypothetical protein (antiSMASH:Cluster_1) — protein sequence MDHLNHPNHTTPAAREGHLKRVQICSWLGYLRRVAFPPFQHSTMASKPRFSPLVTSACPTCGWVPRIHYALTTPHPLPLIIKS from the exons ATGGACCACCTtaaccaccccaaccacacTACTCCTGCGGCACGAGAAGGCCACCTCAAG CGAGTTCAGATCTGCTCATGGCTCGGCTACTTGCGCCGGGTGGCCTTTCCGCCATTCCAACATTCCACCATGGCTTCGAAGCCACGTTTTTCACCACTTGTCACATCGGCCTGTCCAACTTGTGGCTGGGTTCCTCGAATTCACTACGCACTCACAACCCCGCACCCATTACCACTGATCATAAAGAGTTAG
- a CDS encoding hypothetical protein (antiSMASH:Cluster_1), which yields MKQLHPSRNRALFGTFLFDCRVPGQQTDLIATRNAVAHSPRPIAASNRRIASHVYVITTRIMDRFGTDAVQYIPNSQPRTHTHTYTFGRSRASWARLSLRLFDGMRGQEP from the exons ATGAAGCAACTCCACCCTTCTCGCAACCGAGCCCTGTTTGGGACATTCCTCTTCGATTGCCGGGTTCCAGGCCAGCAAACAGACCTCATCGCG ACAAGAAATGCTGTAGCACACTCACCAAGACCTATCGCCGCCAGCAACAGGCGTATCGCATCGCACGTATATGTCATCACGACCCGGATTATGGACAGGTTTGGAACAGACGCAGTACAATACATACCTAACAGCCAACCAagaacacacacacacacatacacattTGGCCGGTCCCGAGCATCGTGGGCGCGCCTCTCTTTGAGACTGTTCGACGGTATGCGAGGGCAAGAACCCTGA